A region from the Syntrophales bacterium genome encodes:
- a CDS encoding 4Fe-4S dicluster domain-containing protein gives MPTVVKREELKTRRILNTILDMKYPPVARCRLLSRGVEPYHRLYLFSEDVVGDKGCLACGNCVDSCPVLRKESERLIKTEQRTSFALESTVGEDCEQCYSCVLACPQVDTNIKDYIVDEKVVDVIPQVKRITALDNYFMVIAALVFGIVIGAFLAW, from the coding sequence ATGCCTACCGTTGTTAAAAGAGAAGAGTTGAAAACGAGAAGGATTCTGAACACCATACTGGATATGAAGTATCCTCCCGTTGCCCGGTGCCGGTTGCTATCCAGGGGGGTGGAGCCATATCACAGGCTGTACCTTTTTAGTGAGGATGTCGTGGGGGATAAGGGATGTCTCGCCTGTGGAAACTGTGTGGATTCATGTCCTGTCTTGAGAAAAGAATCGGAAAGGCTGATAAAAACTGAGCAGAGGACATCATTTGCCTTGGAGTCTACGGTAGGGGAGGACTGTGAGCAGTGCTATTCTTGTGTCCTGGCCTGTCCCCAGGTAGATACCAACATCAAGGACTATATAGTGGATGAGAAGGTGGTGGATGTTATCCCCCAGGTAAAAAGGATTACCGCCCTGGACAATTATTTTATGGTTATTGCCGCCTTGGTATTCGGCATTGTTATCGGGGCATTCCTGGCCTGGTAA